Proteins found in one Zea mays cultivar B73 chromosome 1, Zm-B73-REFERENCE-NAM-5.0, whole genome shotgun sequence genomic segment:
- the LOC100192679 gene encoding Nuclear transport factor 2 — translation MAMDPDAVAKAFVEHYYRTFDTNRAALVGLYQETSMLTFEGQKFQGPSAIAGKLGSLPFQACEHQIVTVDCQPSGPQGGMLVFVSGSIRTGPEEHPIKFSQAFHLLPAAGSFFVQNDMFRLNYG, via the exons ATGGCGATGGACCCTGACGCGGTAGCGAAGGCCTTCGTGGAGCATTACTACCGAACGTTCGACACCAACCGCGCGGCGCTGGTTGGGCTGTACCAGGAGACCTCCATGCTCACCTTCGAGGGCCAGAAGTTCCAGGGCCCCTCCGCCATTGCCGGCAAGCTCGGATCTCTCCCTTTCCAGGCCTGCGAGCATCAGATCGTCACCGTAGACTGCCAGCCATCGGGTCCCCAGGGAGgcatgctcgtcttcgtctccggTTCCATACGCACCGGCCCCGAGGAGCACCCCATCAAGTTCTCCCAG GCATTCCATTTGCTGCCGGCCGCTGGGTCCTTCTTCGTGCAGAATGACATGTTCCGCCTGAACTATGGCTAA